A stretch of the bacterium genome encodes the following:
- a CDS encoding response regulator produces MKKRILFVDDEVSILEMLRMAFEQFGYEVYTADSGMQAVELLKSVKVDCMFFDLRLPGMDGIELCRIIRRDNPIAAIFAMTGYANVFELFDCREAGFDDYFLKPLDLQAILGTVEAAYERLERWKLKRPEATSVAQ; encoded by the coding sequence GAATACTGTTCGTGGATGACGAGGTTTCCATTCTCGAAATGCTGCGTATGGCCTTCGAGCAGTTCGGCTACGAGGTCTACACGGCCGACAGCGGCATGCAGGCGGTCGAACTTCTGAAATCAGTCAAAGTCGATTGCATGTTTTTCGACCTGCGCCTTCCCGGCATGGACGGTATTGAGCTGTGCCGGATCATACGGCGAGACAACCCGATTGCCGCCATCTTCGCCATGACCGGCTACGCCAACGTGTTCGAGCTGTTCGACTGCCGCGAGGCCGGGTTCGACGATTATTTCCTCAAGCCGTTGGACCTGCAGGCGATCCTGGGCACTGTGGAGGCCGCTTACGAACGCTTGGAACGCTGGAAGCTGAAACGGCCCGAGGCCACGTCC